One Halioglobus japonicus DNA segment encodes these proteins:
- a CDS encoding SMP-30/gluconolactonase/LRE family protein, translated as MTRQCLLTLSLIFLLAACSDPHIAINDCQATGDTRVYCDIGTPEDIAALPDERHLLLAHFGHMGKDSGGISLFDTDSERLTPLITADTHVNNALHRWGDSACPVLDAATLSPHGTHLHRLDNNRWRYLVVNHAPSGERIELFEVLGSGDATQLRWRGCVLPRAETFVNDVVGLNNGDVIYTRMFKTSMNMATAKGLLGMNTGDLWHWRPETGPVIIPGTEAAQPNGIEIAADNRHVFANMYLTGEVWKVDIATGEVVDKAPVANGDNSAWGPDGRLWVATHTDKLFNVLPCFQQPYQSCGLAYTIVSINPDDMADIKPVYSGKGSPMGAATVAVAQAGRVYMGSFAGDRMISVPLSEFR; from the coding sequence ATGACACGTCAATGCCTGCTCACGTTGAGCCTGATTTTTCTACTTGCTGCCTGCAGTGATCCGCATATTGCGATCAACGATTGTCAGGCAACGGGCGATACGCGCGTGTACTGTGACATTGGTACGCCAGAGGATATTGCCGCACTGCCTGACGAGCGCCACCTGCTGCTCGCTCATTTTGGCCATATGGGAAAAGACTCGGGCGGCATCTCGCTGTTTGATACGGATTCCGAGCGCCTCACACCGCTCATCACTGCAGACACGCACGTTAATAACGCGCTACATCGTTGGGGAGACAGCGCTTGTCCCGTGCTGGATGCGGCCACGTTAAGCCCTCACGGTACCCACCTGCACCGCCTGGACAATAACCGGTGGCGCTACCTGGTGGTTAACCATGCCCCTTCGGGCGAGCGAATCGAGCTGTTTGAAGTGCTGGGCAGCGGCGATGCTACCCAGCTGCGCTGGCGCGGCTGCGTACTGCCTCGCGCGGAAACCTTTGTGAACGATGTGGTGGGCCTCAACAATGGCGATGTCATTTACACGCGCATGTTCAAGACCAGCATGAACATGGCCACCGCCAAAGGCCTCCTAGGTATGAATACCGGCGATCTGTGGCACTGGCGCCCGGAAACAGGCCCGGTCATCATTCCAGGCACCGAAGCTGCACAACCCAATGGAATTGAAATAGCCGCAGACAACCGCCACGTGTTCGCCAATATGTATTTAACCGGCGAGGTGTGGAAGGTTGATATCGCCACAGGTGAGGTGGTCGACAAAGCGCCGGTTGCCAATGGCGACAACAGCGCCTGGGGCCCGGATGGACGCCTGTGGGTTGCCACCCATACCGACAAACTGTTCAACGTACTGCCATGCTTCCAGCAGCCTTATCAATCCTGTGGCCTGGCCTACACCATTGTGTCGATTAACCCGGATGACATGGCCGACATAAAACCAGTGTACTCGGGTAAAGGCAGTCCCATGGGGGCGGCCACCGTTGCCGTGGCCCAGGCGGGCAGAGTTTATATGGGGTCGTTTGCCGGCGACAGAATGATCTCAGTTCCCCTCAGTGAATTCCGGTGA
- a CDS encoding ThuA domain-containing protein — MAKLMNWKVLLVLVCLLALAAYGFGRYTGMIQRNVYEYEPPELPEYTRPAVLVLTKANGFVHRDAMPAGENMLLDIARAQGWDITLTDNAATHNAQDLARFKAVVWNNVSGDVLTPDQRVALKSYIEQGGGWIGIHAAGGDPKYKWQWYVDTLIGAQFIGHTMHPQFQDADVLRSELESGMTAHLPDRWRIAQEEWYAFDQNPRGKGYDILLTLDEDSYSQKGESIFGTDTMPGEHPITWRHSVGQGRVFYTAIGHQAATYQIPEFQALITEAIRWAGAMP, encoded by the coding sequence ATGGCTAAACTGATGAATTGGAAGGTGCTACTCGTGCTGGTTTGCCTGCTGGCGCTGGCCGCCTACGGCTTCGGGCGCTACACCGGGATGATCCAGCGCAATGTCTATGAATACGAACCGCCAGAGCTGCCGGAATACACCCGTCCCGCGGTATTGGTCCTCACCAAGGCCAACGGCTTTGTCCACCGCGACGCCATGCCTGCCGGTGAAAACATGCTGCTGGATATCGCGCGGGCACAAGGTTGGGACATTACCCTGACTGACAATGCAGCCACGCACAATGCGCAGGACCTGGCGCGTTTCAAGGCGGTGGTATGGAACAATGTATCCGGCGATGTACTCACCCCGGATCAACGTGTGGCTTTAAAAAGTTACATCGAACAGGGCGGCGGCTGGATAGGCATTCACGCCGCCGGCGGCGACCCGAAGTACAAATGGCAGTGGTACGTGGATACGCTCATTGGCGCTCAGTTCATAGGACATACCATGCACCCGCAATTTCAGGATGCAGACGTGCTGCGCAGCGAACTGGAATCAGGCATGACTGCACATTTGCCCGACCGTTGGCGGATCGCCCAGGAAGAGTGGTATGCCTTTGACCAGAACCCACGGGGCAAGGGTTACGACATTCTGCTGACACTCGACGAAGACTCCTACAGCCAGAAAGGCGAAAGTATCTTCGGCACTGATACTATGCCGGGCGAACATCCCATCACCTGGCGACATTCGGTGGGGCAGGGTAGAGTGTTTTATACGGCGATTGGTCATCAGGCTGCGACCTACCAGATACCTGAATTCCAGGCGCTGATTACTGAAGCGATTCGCTGGGCCGGAGCCATGCCCTGA
- a CDS encoding gluconate 2-dehydrogenase subunit 3 family protein, which yields MNRREFLQCAAVMVSGMTASQLGLALSDAQRAHLATAPNYNAGKASYLSAAQRRILAAACETIIPRSDTPGAIDAGVPNFIELMVSDWFNATERAIFDAGMIDLETRIPQQYGMAFDRLTAPAQRDILEALESAASDHPWYEFGNVQRDFISDAPFICQLKELTIWGFFTSERGAKEVLRYNPMPMQFDGHLPLSPNDSTWAGVVES from the coding sequence ATGAATCGACGAGAATTTCTACAATGTGCGGCGGTAATGGTCAGCGGCATGACAGCCAGCCAACTCGGATTGGCACTGTCGGATGCACAGCGCGCTCATCTGGCCACGGCGCCAAATTACAACGCTGGCAAGGCCAGTTACCTGTCAGCGGCGCAGCGGCGGATTCTCGCGGCGGCCTGCGAAACGATTATCCCACGCAGTGACACGCCTGGCGCTATCGACGCGGGTGTGCCCAACTTCATCGAACTGATGGTCTCCGACTGGTTTAACGCGACCGAACGGGCCATCTTCGACGCCGGCATGATTGATCTCGAAACGCGCATTCCACAGCAATACGGCATGGCCTTTGACCGACTCACAGCCCCAGCCCAACGCGACATACTCGAGGCATTGGAGTCAGCTGCCAGCGACCACCCCTGGTATGAATTCGGCAACGTGCAGCGCGACTTCATCAGCGATGCGCCATTTATCTGTCAGTTAAAGGAGCTCACTATCTGGGGTTTCTTTACCTCCGAGCGCGGCGCCAAGGAAGTCTTACGCTATAACCCAATGCCCATGCAGTTCGACGGCCATCTGCCGCTGTCACCGAACGACAGTACCTGGGCGGGAGTGGTTGAATCATGA
- a CDS encoding GMC oxidoreductase, which produces MSDTINSTQYDFDAIVVGSGISGGWAAKELTEKGLRVLVLDRGKPIRHSVDYVGEHAPSWKFPYQAKKPRELYAEEYPVQSRVTHSFNEATRHFWNNDKQNPYDDNPDKPFMWARADVVGGRSLIWGRQTYRFSPQDFQANASDGHGIPWPVDYEEMAPWYSHVEKFIGVNGRKEGLAQLPDGEFQKPMPWYALEETIGERLKKKAPDVTLTNSRVAILTEDLPGRSACHYCGPCPRGCSTGSYFSSQSSTLPAAKATGRLTVIANAVVERLIHDPATGKISDVQVIDTQTGERASYSARLFFLCASTIGSTQILMNSKSDAFPNGLANSSGALGKYMMDHALGTSSMGVFLDNMDSYYSGNRPTGLYIPRFRNLQGQDEDADFIRGYGYQTYTVRMDWSTSFNRKGFGADLKDSLRKPGQWLWVLSYFSECLPRESNRMFLSPNKVDRFGIPQVAFDFTWSDNEINMQADAGRQADRLMKAAGAVLTLPGGTDMSIPGEGIHEMGTARMGNDPAQAVLNKYNQAHDVPNLFVTDGSFMTSSSCVNPSLTYMAFTARAADYAARQLAEGLI; this is translated from the coding sequence ATGAGTGACACCATTAACAGTACGCAATACGACTTTGACGCTATTGTGGTGGGCTCCGGAATTTCAGGTGGCTGGGCCGCCAAGGAACTCACCGAAAAAGGCTTGCGAGTGCTGGTGCTGGACCGCGGCAAGCCCATCAGACACAGTGTCGATTACGTTGGCGAGCATGCGCCGAGCTGGAAATTTCCCTATCAGGCCAAAAAACCCCGGGAGCTTTACGCAGAAGAGTATCCGGTGCAGAGCAGGGTGACGCATTCCTTTAACGAGGCGACCCGCCATTTCTGGAACAACGATAAACAGAACCCCTATGACGACAATCCCGACAAGCCCTTTATGTGGGCTAGGGCAGATGTTGTCGGCGGACGCTCTCTGATCTGGGGACGGCAAACGTATCGCTTCAGCCCGCAGGACTTCCAAGCCAATGCCAGCGACGGGCACGGCATACCCTGGCCGGTGGACTATGAGGAGATGGCGCCCTGGTACAGTCATGTCGAGAAGTTCATTGGCGTCAATGGTCGCAAGGAAGGCCTGGCTCAGCTGCCCGATGGCGAATTTCAAAAGCCCATGCCCTGGTACGCGCTGGAGGAAACCATTGGCGAACGGCTGAAGAAAAAAGCACCTGACGTCACGCTCACCAATAGCCGCGTCGCTATTCTGACCGAAGACTTGCCAGGCCGCAGTGCCTGTCACTATTGCGGCCCCTGTCCGCGCGGCTGCTCCACCGGAAGTTACTTCAGTTCCCAAAGCTCGACACTGCCGGCGGCGAAAGCCACAGGTCGACTCACCGTTATCGCCAATGCCGTCGTAGAACGACTTATCCACGATCCGGCGACGGGCAAAATCAGTGACGTGCAGGTCATCGATACCCAGACCGGCGAGCGCGCAAGTTACAGTGCTCGCCTGTTTTTCCTGTGTGCGTCGACGATAGGGTCTACCCAGATTCTCATGAACTCCAAAAGCGACGCGTTCCCTAATGGCCTCGCCAACAGCAGTGGTGCCCTGGGCAAGTACATGATGGACCACGCCCTGGGAACATCCAGCATGGGTGTCTTTCTCGATAACATGGACAGTTACTACAGCGGTAACCGTCCTACCGGTTTGTACATCCCGCGTTTTCGCAATTTGCAGGGCCAGGACGAAGACGCTGATTTTATCCGCGGCTACGGCTACCAGACCTACACCGTGCGCATGGACTGGAGCACCAGTTTCAATCGCAAAGGCTTCGGCGCAGACCTCAAGGATTCGCTGCGCAAGCCCGGCCAGTGGCTGTGGGTACTCTCGTATTTCTCCGAGTGCCTGCCCAGGGAGAGTAACCGCATGTTCCTCAGCCCGAACAAAGTCGATCGATTTGGTATCCCCCAGGTGGCCTTTGACTTCACCTGGAGCGACAACGAAATCAATATGCAGGCCGATGCCGGACGCCAGGCAGACCGCCTGATGAAAGCGGCCGGGGCCGTGCTCACACTACCGGGCGGCACGGACATGAGCATACCCGGCGAGGGTATCCATGAAATGGGCACCGCACGTATGGGCAATGATCCTGCCCAGGCCGTGCTGAACAAATACAATCAGGCACACGACGTGCCCAACCTGTTCGTCACCGATGGTTCGTTCATGACGTCGTCGTCTTGCGTGAATCCGTCGCTCACCTACATGGCGTTCACCGCGCGAGCCGCGGATTACGCCGCCCGGCAACTGGCTGAAGGCCTGATCTAA
- a CDS encoding sugar phosphate isomerase/epimerase family protein, translating into MNVKIGMNMLLWGVETTPASIPVFAGLAAAGYDGVEIPMSGHSAADLKTLASACEDLNLARTASAFVGPETNPISPDAAIRAAALENIKAAIDDAATIGAEILIGGIYQAHKYFTGRGATQQEWDWSADYLRAAGEYAAGVDLKLGLEVLNRFEVYLINTAADGHRMVEQVGLANVGVHYDTHHANIEDPVPAVALKSIEHSINHVHLSESHRGTLGTGQVDWAGTFASLADINYSGWLVIEAFGTSDPGLAEAANVWRNAFDSPEQLYRDGIAFIRRHLG; encoded by the coding sequence TTGAACGTCAAAATAGGCATGAACATGCTGCTCTGGGGTGTGGAGACCACCCCGGCCAGTATTCCCGTTTTTGCGGGCCTGGCCGCAGCGGGCTACGACGGTGTAGAAATACCCATGAGTGGCCACAGCGCAGCGGACCTGAAAACGCTGGCCAGTGCTTGTGAAGATCTCAACCTGGCGCGCACCGCATCGGCCTTTGTCGGGCCCGAGACCAACCCCATCTCCCCGGATGCTGCCATTCGAGCAGCGGCGCTGGAAAACATCAAAGCGGCCATTGACGATGCGGCGACCATAGGCGCGGAGATCCTCATCGGCGGCATATACCAGGCCCACAAGTACTTCACGGGACGTGGCGCCACCCAGCAGGAGTGGGACTGGTCGGCAGACTACCTGCGTGCAGCAGGCGAGTACGCCGCTGGCGTCGACCTCAAGCTCGGCCTGGAAGTACTCAATCGCTTTGAGGTTTACCTGATCAATACGGCGGCGGATGGCCACCGCATGGTAGAGCAGGTGGGCCTCGCCAATGTTGGCGTGCACTACGATACCCACCACGCAAACATCGAAGACCCGGTGCCCGCTGTTGCGCTCAAGTCGATTGAGCACAGTATTAACCATGTTCACCTGAGCGAAAGCCACCGCGGCACGCTGGGTACCGGACAGGTGGATTGGGCAGGGACCTTTGCCTCACTGGCGGATATTAACTATTCAGGCTGGCTGGTAATCGAAGCGTTCGGCACCTCAGACCCTGGCCTGGCAGAGGCTGCAAACGTGTGGCGCAATGCCTTTGATAGCCCGGAGCAACTCTATCGGGATGGCATTGCTTTTATTCGCAGGCATCTGGGGTAG
- a CDS encoding FAD-binding oxidoreductase produces the protein MNLIEQLQQIVGANGVLTGDDVRSRPNHSWGRGECPAMAIVRPRTTEEVSRIMALCHAQEQRVVPWGGLTGLVDGITCEAGDLVLSMERMQNIEHCEPDAGTLRVQAGAVLQSVQDAAAEAGWQFAVDLGGRGSAQIGGLVATNAGGNAVVRYGMMREQVLGLEVVLADGRVMSSLNEVLKNNAGYDMKQLFIGSEGTLGIVTRAVLRLRPAANARQTAFLGMNSFDDVAALLRHLQSHLEGKLSSFEVMWANHYRFMVEELATHQTFLPVDYPYYVLVESEGQFPDREEALFTSVLGELMEEGTIADAVIAQSGQQAEQLWAMRDDVASLIEAMAPMAAFDISLPLRDMQTYVAAMEQGLAKRLPEARVVVFGHLGDGNIHLVVGNIPDHKAVEEVVYGELRNLGGSISAEHGIGLEKRDYLAYSKGEIEIDLMRTLKHALDPKGILNPGKVISA, from the coding sequence ATGAACCTCATCGAACAACTGCAACAGATCGTCGGCGCCAATGGCGTACTGACGGGTGACGATGTGCGCAGCCGCCCTAATCACAGTTGGGGGAGGGGGGAGTGCCCGGCTATGGCGATTGTGCGCCCACGCACAACCGAAGAGGTTTCCCGGATCATGGCGTTATGCCACGCACAGGAACAGCGAGTCGTACCCTGGGGCGGATTAACCGGCCTGGTGGATGGCATTACCTGCGAGGCGGGCGACCTGGTGCTGTCGATGGAACGCATGCAGAACATCGAACACTGCGAACCGGATGCGGGCACACTGCGCGTGCAGGCCGGTGCCGTGCTGCAATCTGTGCAGGATGCCGCAGCCGAGGCCGGCTGGCAATTTGCCGTCGATCTGGGCGGGCGCGGCTCCGCTCAAATTGGCGGACTGGTTGCCACTAACGCAGGCGGCAATGCCGTGGTGCGCTACGGCATGATGCGCGAGCAGGTGTTGGGGCTGGAGGTGGTACTGGCAGACGGCAGGGTCATGAGTTCCCTCAACGAGGTGCTCAAGAACAATGCCGGCTATGACATGAAGCAGTTATTTATCGGCAGCGAGGGTACGCTGGGCATTGTCACTCGCGCGGTGCTGCGCCTGCGGCCAGCGGCCAACGCTCGTCAAACTGCCTTTCTGGGCATGAATAGCTTTGACGACGTGGCAGCGCTACTCAGGCATCTGCAAAGTCATTTGGAAGGTAAGCTCAGTAGTTTTGAAGTGATGTGGGCCAATCACTACCGCTTTATGGTTGAAGAACTGGCCACCCACCAAACATTTCTACCCGTCGATTACCCGTATTACGTACTGGTGGAATCCGAAGGTCAGTTCCCGGATCGCGAGGAGGCGTTGTTTACCTCGGTACTGGGTGAGCTGATGGAGGAGGGGACAATCGCCGACGCCGTGATCGCCCAGTCCGGGCAACAGGCAGAGCAATTGTGGGCCATGCGCGACGACGTCGCGTCCTTGATTGAGGCCATGGCGCCAATGGCGGCGTTTGATATCAGTCTACCGTTGCGTGACATGCAGACCTATGTAGCTGCCATGGAGCAGGGCTTAGCCAAACGGTTACCCGAGGCCCGCGTCGTCGTGTTTGGCCATCTTGGCGACGGCAACATCCACTTGGTCGTGGGTAATATCCCCGATCATAAGGCGGTGGAAGAGGTTGTCTACGGTGAACTGCGCAACCTGGGCGGCAGCATTTCAGCCGAGCATGGTATCGGCCTGGAGAAACGCGACTACCTCGCGTATTCCAAAGGCGAGATCGAAATCGACCTGATGCGCACTCTAAAACACGCGCTCGATCCCAAAGGCATTCTTAATCCCGGCAAGGTTATTTCAGCGTAA
- the brxL gene encoding BREX system Lon protease-like protein BrxL: MNDLNNKICDLFAGLVVRKDLVKTVKGNAIVPSYVLEYLLGQYCATNDEDSIESGIQTVKKILAKHYVHRNEAGLIRSTIREKGAHKVIDKVSVALNDKKDCYEMAFSNLGIKKVLIDSGTVKKHPKLLVGGVWVIADLEYSHSEEKDSSPWILGAIKPIQMSHFDYESYIKARKQFSLDEWIDVLVQSIGFDPEYFGRRSKLTQLARLIPFCERNYNLIELGPKGTGKSHIYSEFSPHGILISGGEVTVPKLFVNNSSGKIGLVGYWDTVAFDEFAGKQKKIDKALVDIMKNYMANKSFSRGVETLGADASMVFVGNTEHSLPYMLKHSDLFDALPEKFYDSAFLDRLHYYIPGWEVDIIRGEMFSSGYGFVVDYLAEILRHLRNQDFSDQYKEHFSLSSDISTRDRDAINKTFSGLMKILFPQGGASTAEIEEVLKFAVEGRKRIKDQLFRLDTTYAAVNFAYSTNVGEEMSVSTLEQIEYPNYYNQTVAAADDLELPGTENSDGEGEAAHAIKDASDILSNAKQQHLTFVEGQKGVCYDELFSPYLKGAKHITVTDPYIRLYYQARNLMELLETANRNKGDEEELVVSLVTVEDDYKGEQQREFFEQIQTSMSTVGIKFAWSFDNSGSQHARHITTDTGWKISLDRGLDIFQRYEMGDHFQLANRNQKYRACKAFEVTYIKMDT; the protein is encoded by the coding sequence ATGAATGATCTAAATAATAAAATATGCGATCTCTTTGCCGGGCTTGTGGTACGTAAGGACCTAGTAAAAACAGTAAAGGGCAATGCCATTGTCCCTTCCTATGTACTGGAATATCTACTCGGTCAATATTGTGCCACCAATGATGAAGACAGTATTGAAAGTGGTATTCAAACAGTAAAGAAAATTCTGGCCAAGCACTATGTGCACCGCAACGAAGCCGGTTTGATTCGTTCTACCATTCGAGAGAAGGGTGCACACAAAGTCATCGATAAAGTCAGTGTAGCCTTGAATGACAAAAAAGATTGCTACGAGATGGCGTTCTCTAACCTTGGCATAAAGAAGGTACTGATAGATTCAGGAACGGTAAAGAAGCACCCAAAACTTTTGGTTGGTGGCGTTTGGGTAATTGCTGATCTCGAGTATTCCCACTCAGAGGAAAAGGATTCCAGTCCTTGGATCTTGGGTGCAATTAAGCCTATTCAAATGTCGCACTTTGATTACGAAAGTTACATCAAGGCTCGAAAACAATTTTCTCTCGATGAATGGATTGATGTTCTGGTTCAAAGTATTGGTTTCGATCCAGAGTACTTTGGAAGAAGAAGTAAGCTAACGCAACTCGCCCGACTAATTCCATTCTGTGAGCGCAATTACAACCTAATTGAACTTGGCCCGAAGGGCACAGGTAAGTCACACATCTATTCAGAATTTTCGCCCCATGGCATCTTGATCTCTGGGGGGGAGGTCACTGTACCGAAGCTATTCGTTAATAACTCTTCAGGAAAAATTGGGTTGGTAGGGTATTGGGATACAGTTGCCTTCGATGAGTTTGCGGGCAAACAGAAGAAAATCGATAAAGCGCTGGTCGATATAATGAAGAACTACATGGCGAATAAGTCGTTTTCTCGCGGTGTTGAGACCCTTGGAGCAGACGCTTCCATGGTTTTCGTTGGAAATACGGAACATAGTTTGCCCTATATGCTTAAGCATAGTGACTTGTTCGATGCGCTCCCCGAAAAATTTTATGACTCCGCGTTTCTTGATCGCCTGCATTACTACATTCCTGGCTGGGAAGTCGACATTATCAGGGGGGAAATGTTCTCTTCTGGATACGGTTTCGTAGTCGACTATCTTGCTGAAATTCTTCGCCATTTACGAAATCAGGATTTCTCTGACCAGTACAAAGAACACTTCTCCCTGTCATCCGATATCTCTACACGTGACCGGGATGCCATAAACAAGACTTTCTCCGGCCTGATGAAAATTCTCTTCCCGCAGGGAGGTGCGTCCACAGCAGAGATTGAAGAGGTACTCAAATTCGCCGTGGAAGGGCGAAAAAGGATTAAAGATCAGCTATTTCGGCTCGACACGACATACGCCGCCGTAAATTTCGCGTACTCCACCAATGTGGGCGAAGAGATGTCTGTTTCGACCCTGGAACAGATAGAGTATCCAAACTACTACAACCAAACAGTAGCGGCTGCGGATGACCTTGAACTGCCAGGGACGGAAAATTCAGACGGGGAGGGGGAGGCCGCTCATGCTATCAAAGATGCTAGTGATATTCTTTCAAATGCAAAGCAGCAGCATCTAACCTTTGTTGAGGGGCAGAAAGGAGTCTGCTACGACGAGCTGTTTAGCCCTTACCTTAAAGGCGCTAAACACATAACGGTTACTGATCCCTATATTCGGCTGTATTATCAAGCAAGAAACCTGATGGAACTCCTCGAAACGGCCAATAGGAACAAGGGAGATGAGGAAGAGCTCGTTGTCAGCCTCGTAACTGTAGAAGACGACTATAAAGGAGAGCAACAGAGAGAGTTCTTCGAACAGATTCAGACCTCAATGTCGACAGTTGGGATCAAATTCGCCTGGTCCTTTGATAACTCAGGATCGCAGCATGCTCGGCATATCACCACGGATACAGGCTGGAAGATCTCACTAGATCGGGGCTTGGACATATTTCAACGCTATGAGATGGGCGATCACTTTCAGCTAGCCAATCGCAACCAAAAGTACCGCGCCTGCAAAGCCTTTGAGGTCACCTACATAAAAATGGATACTTAG
- a CDS encoding SDR family NAD(P)-dependent oxidoreductase, whose translation MKNILVTGANKGIGLAVASEILRAAADTHVVLGSRDMARGHVAVASLVAQDATWADRITLLELDVCDDQSVQRARDSWMQERLDTGLYGIVNNAGLGQGTVVQTVDVNVYGVHRVCEAFAPLLGHEGRIVNVTSASGPNFVANCSADRQAFFTDKTIDWSSLQAFIQECGELEPDVVQRMGFGSDSPYGFSKACANSYTLWLATQHPQLVINACTPGFIETDLGKEFLGARTPQEAGMKPPAAGAQVIIELLFASPRGSGHYYGSDALRSPLDRYRAPGSPEFTEGN comes from the coding sequence ATGAAAAACATTCTAGTGACCGGCGCCAATAAGGGCATTGGCCTGGCAGTCGCCAGCGAGATTTTACGCGCCGCAGCAGATACACACGTCGTGCTCGGGTCGCGTGATATGGCCCGGGGCCATGTAGCGGTTGCGTCACTGGTGGCGCAGGACGCCACCTGGGCAGATCGGATAACGCTGCTGGAACTTGACGTCTGTGATGATCAATCAGTGCAGCGCGCCCGGGATAGCTGGATGCAGGAGCGCCTCGATACGGGGCTTTATGGCATCGTCAACAATGCCGGGCTGGGCCAGGGTACGGTCGTCCAGACTGTGGATGTTAACGTGTATGGCGTGCACCGCGTCTGCGAGGCCTTCGCTCCTCTGCTTGGCCACGAGGGTCGCATTGTTAATGTCACTTCGGCGTCAGGCCCCAACTTTGTTGCCAACTGCTCGGCCGATCGTCAGGCGTTTTTCACTGACAAGACGATTGATTGGTCGTCGCTACAGGCGTTTATCCAGGAGTGTGGCGAACTCGAGCCTGACGTGGTCCAGCGCATGGGCTTTGGCAGTGATTCGCCTTATGGTTTCTCCAAGGCGTGTGCCAACAGCTATACCCTGTGGTTGGCAACTCAGCACCCGCAGCTGGTGATCAATGCCTGCACGCCCGGCTTTATCGAGACCGATCTGGGCAAGGAATTTCTCGGTGCTCGCACCCCGCAGGAAGCGGGCATGAAGCCGCCCGCCGCGGGTGCACAAGTGATTATCGAACTGCTGTTCGCCAGCCCCAGAGGCAGCGGCCATTACTATGGCAGTGATGCCCTGCGCAGCCCGCTGGACCGCTACCGGGCGCCGGGTTCACCGGAATTCACTGAGGGGAACTGA